Proteins from one Ignavibacteria bacterium genomic window:
- a CDS encoding PHP domain-containing protein: protein MKIIADLHSHTIYSDGSLTPLELITRAKNLGIEYLGITDHDSIGAIKEAIEIGNDLGVKIIPGVEVSTEYYHKELHILGYYINIENEALLNYLTNFREERVKRAERMIVKLRQLGFNLTMDDVMEISNGSSIARTHIAEAMVNKNIVSNYFEAFGKFIGNSGPAFEKKIHLSPKDVIELINKASGLSFLAHPNYIPDKYIQALIKSGLDGIETVHPSHDSAKTDYFRKIASIHYLLESGGSDFHGGLRNDFKNFGKFGTSVENIHSMKKRLNIA, encoded by the coding sequence ATGAAAATAATTGCCGATCTACATTCTCATACAATATACTCTGATGGTTCATTAACTCCTTTGGAATTAATTACCAGGGCGAAGAATCTCGGTATTGAATATTTAGGAATTACAGATCACGATTCAATTGGAGCCATTAAAGAAGCAATTGAAATCGGAAATGATTTGGGCGTAAAGATTATCCCCGGCGTAGAAGTAAGCACGGAATACTACCACAAAGAACTTCACATACTCGGTTATTATATCAATATAGAAAACGAAGCGCTCTTAAATTATCTAACTAACTTCCGTGAAGAGCGAGTAAAAAGAGCGGAAAGGATGATAGTGAAACTCCGCCAGCTTGGCTTCAATCTAACCATGGACGATGTTATGGAAATTTCAAACGGAAGTTCAATCGCTCGGACTCATATTGCAGAAGCAATGGTCAATAAAAATATCGTTTCAAATTATTTTGAAGCTTTCGGAAAATTTATCGGCAATTCTGGTCCGGCATTTGAAAAAAAAATTCACCTCTCGCCAAAAGACGTCATCGAACTAATAAATAAAGCCAGCGGTCTTTCTTTTCTTGCTCATCCGAATTACATTCCTGATAAATACATTCAAGCACTGATAAAAAGCGGACTCGACGGCATCGAAACTGTTCACCCGTCTCATGACAGTGCCAAAACGGATTACTTCCGTAAAATAGCGTCAATACATTATTTACTGGAATCAGGCGGATCAGATTTTCACGGAGGATTGAGGAATGATTTCAAAAATTTTGGTAAGTTTGGAACATCCGTTGAGAATATTCATTCAATGAAAAAACGACTAAATATTGCTTGA